Part of the Anomalospiza imberbis isolate Cuckoo-Finch-1a 21T00152 chromosome 29, ASM3175350v1, whole genome shotgun sequence genome, CACACCGACAGCTCGGCCCAAAGTTCCGACACATAAATCCAAATAATCCGATTTATTTCAGCGCTGGAGGAGGAGCGGGGAGGGCAGGACGAGGGGTCGGGGTGGTCGCAGCGTCCTTGGCGAGCTCCGGCAGGACCTGGTGGCCTCTCCAAGTGTCGCATCCTGGAGATGTCACATCCCAccaggtggcagcaggagcccgGAATCTTTTAGGGCTGGAAAACATCTCCAGGATCGGGGAGCTGAGCTCGGGATGAGAAGATCCCTGAGGGTttgaggatttggggatttgtgGGAGAGGTTTTACAGCGACTTCTGCGAGGCAGAGAGAAGTTCGATCAGAGGATCCGTGTTCAACCCTGAAAGGATTTTCTACCAAGGTCGTTGACAGAGAAACTGAGACAGAAAGtataagagaaaataagagaaaataagagaaaataagggaaaataagagaaaataagaggaaataagaggaaataagagaaaataaaataagagaaacctgcagctgcctgttccAATGAGCACTTTGTTTGTCTTTCCTGACCAATGACTAAAGTGTAAATTCATGAGCTttgtaagaatgtataaaaaacatgcatgctagaataaaaatgggatttgaaGCCTCCTGAAAATTGAATGCTGCTCTGTGTTGTCTCCACCACACCAGGCTGGCTCCTGCTCCATCCTGGGGCTGCTTCAGGGAGACAGCAGGGCTGGaccccccccagagccccccaaaaatcccgacCTACTGcaaatccctgtccccaaggcTGGCGTGTCcttcctggcagtgctgctggcaccccCACGGGATGTGGGGGCTTCTCCTGCTCCAGAGACCCCAAAGCTGCGGGGTGGTTTTACACCTCAGCCAAAAAAAAACTTTACTAGAAATTTTGCATTAAATTTACATAAATTTACATAAATTTACATAAATCTGTGTGCATTGATTATTATAATAACAATGTCGTTATTGTAATAACAGTATTACAATAACAATTGGGTCGGGGTTAGGTTTAGGGTTTGGGTTTGAGTTAGGGTTAGGTttggggttagggttagggttagggtcaGGTTTGGGATTAGGGTTAGGTTTAGTGTTAGGTTTGGGGTTAGGTTTATGGTCAgggtcagttttagggttcgGGTTAGATTTATGGTTGGGGTTAGGTTTGGGTctagggttagggtttgggttagaTTTAGGATTAGTTTTATGGTTAGGTTTAGGGTTAGGTTTGTGGTTACGTTTAGGGTTTGGGTTAGACTTCGGGTTAGTTTTGTGTTTAGGTTTAGGGTTAGGTTGGTGCTTATGTTTATGGTCAGGGTCAGTTTTAGTGTTAGGGTtaggtttagggttagggttagatTTAGGGTTATGGGTAGGTTTTGGTTTAgggttaattttggggttaGTGTTTGGTTCAGGTTTGTGGTTAGGGTTAGTTTCAGTTTTAGTGTTAACCCGGGCCTATTTTGAAGCACAAAACTCGGGGATCTTATTTCTGCAGCAGATTTGCCCTTGTTAGGATGAATTTGGCCTTTTGGGTGTCAAAACGTCCTCCAGAGGAAGCTGAAGCAACCTGGGGGTGAAGCAAACCTGTGGAGGTCTTGTGTTAATTGTGTCTtgcttcagctctgctgctttggggaAGCTTCTGGAAGGTGCCTTCCCGGAGCTGGGCGGTTTCAGGGCTTTGAGTCACCCTTGGGAAATCAGCTCTGGTGCTTTTCCTGCCCCAAATGTGGTTTGGGAATCTGGAGCCTGGGAAGCCCCATCGATGTTCCCAGCCGGCTTTTCCCTCTGGAAAGCAGCTGATTTGTAACAAATGAACCTTTTTGGTGCAAATTTGGGGTGTTCTGAGTGAAGGATTTGGGTTGTTTCCTGTCCTTGTCCACAAAGAGCTCAGCTGCCCAAATCTTAACTTGTCCACCACCATCTGTGGAGCAAAAATGCCCTAAAAAgggttttcctgcagaaaattGTGCTCATCCCTCCCCATCcttcctcccagctcctgctcaaCACCACAGCTCAGGTTTAGGACACCTGTGCAGAGTTTCCATGCCAAAATACGGGGGTTGTTTTCCAGTTGGAAATGCAAAAATCTGTAAAATCCTGGTGCAATCCCAACCTCTGGAGCACCCACCCCACCCCTGGGAACCTGCAGCCTGTCCTGAAGGTGGAGTTAGGAGAGAAAAGCCCAGGAAAACCCACGGAGAGCTTCAGAAATCTTTATTTGGCAGCAAAACCACGGCgctgggaggaagaggaggaggaaagggaggaaggagggagggctTTAAGGCTGGATTCAGCTCCGGAACCTTCTCCAAGCTCCAGGAGTCctcagagggaagggaaggagctcagtggtggtgctggtgctggtggtggtgctggtggtcCTCCACCTCGTGCAGGTGCTCGTGGGTGGCGCAGGTGACACGGGTGACCAGCAGCATCATCTCCCCAAAGCTGATCTGGGCGTCCTTGTTGACGTCCAGGTCCTTCATGATCTGGTCGATGGTGGCCTTGTTCTTCACGTGCTGCGAAGGAGGAGGGGGTGAGGTGAGGGCAAAATCCCCTCatttcccccccgcccccccccccccccgggtgGAAAAAACTTTCCCTTGGCTTTAGGAAGGTGAGTTCCAAAcgaaaatgggatttggggagatgtggcaagcacatttctctctctctctctcaggatttttcatagaggagcacagagagaaagagagagaaaacaatttctatttctgctccttgtttttcccgtgtggaatgtgcttggagaattgttcatCTGGGGTGATTGCTTGCTTGGATCCTGGTGAGGATggtttgagcctgatggccaatccaacccacctgtggctggactctcgagagagggtcacgagttgtgagtggGTTAGATTTGGCAGTTAGAAAcgtaggtttgtagttttagtatctccatTAAATAGTATAacaatgtattatagcatagttataataaagaaatcattcagccttctgagctggagtcacacatcatcatttcttcccaccgggttcgcctgcattttacaataggGAGAGTTTTTGGTGTGGCTTCCAGGGggaaaaggagattttgggCAACACGCTGCTGGTTTCTGCAGAGAAGGGGATGAGGGGAGGAGGGCTGTGAGGGTTCCTTCATGGAGGACATTTGGGACAGGGTGGTTGGgcaggaaagcagagcaggaacCCAAACCCTGGGGACATCCAGGCACTGGGATCCAGCCCCTCACCTTCAGGTAATTGGCCAGCTGCTTATCAATCAGCATCTTGAGCTCCTTCTTGGTCAGGGTGTCCTTGTCCCCCTCCCGCCGCGAGTACTGGTGGAAGACATCGATGATGATGTCCATGGCCTTCTCCATCTCCGACAGcggctcctggctctgctgggccTGCAGGAGAAATGGTCACACCAAAGATCCAGGAAAATCTGGGATCACCAAGTTGGGTCCAGCCCTTCTTTTTTTTGCGGGGGGGAATGTTCCTTTTTGGAGCTGTTGGGGTTTTCTCCAAGGAGGCTGAAGGACCTCGCAGCCTCCCTGAAGCAACAGAtgagagctcagagctgatTTGTCTCCACAATGGGCTTTGTCTAAGCCTGGCTCTGCTGATAAACCAACCAGAGCAGCTGataacaccccaaaaaccctcagtggggacacagagcaggtgagaacaccccaaaaaccctcagtggggacacagagcaggtgagaacaccccaaaaaccctcaGTAGGGACACAGAGCACAAGATCTGATGTCCAGGAGCCTCTTTGGTGGTTGGGAACCTCTTGCAGGAGGAAACCTCTCTCCTCACGGGCGGTGGAGATGGTTCTGCTCCGCCAGGACGCAGGGTTGGGACCAAGAGAAGCTCCCTGAGGATCCTCACACCTCGGACGACCTGGAAAAGAGCACGGACACCCTAAATGCCCCCCGCACTTGCCTTGCTCATCTTGTCACCACAGCGAGGTCCCCTGGGGCAGGCGCGGGGCCAGGTGCCACCCCGAGGTCTCTTATAGCCAGGCCTTGGCCCGTTGTGAAACGTCCCCGTCCCGTTCCAGGCTGGCCCCACACCGCCCCTGGCATTGCTCAAGGCTCTGGGAAGTTCCCCAAAAGGGGCTCTGTGGCTTTTCCCGCAAGCTCGGGGTGTCACGGGCTCAGGTGGCCACGGGGAtggccctgtcccctcacctgctgGGAttctgcaccagctgtgggcaaaaaaaaaaaaactttcctttgggatttttccaCATTTCCCTCCTTTCCGTGGCTGTTTTCCGATGCCAGGGGGTGAAGGGCACCCGCAGCGCCGTTCCTGCCCTGCTcgtccccaaaatgtccccacCCCTGGTGCATCCCAGGATCCTGAGCTTGGCATAAAACCTCCAAAATCGGCGAGCCCAAAGCGGAACGCCGGGTGCCACCCGCTCCTGGCCGTGTGACACCGGGGCACAGGTGGCACCGGGACCgtcccctgcctgcagcaaccATGAAAGATGATCCGGGCGTGTTCCCGGCCTGGCAGAGATCCAGGAGCTCCGTTCCATCCGTGCCAAGGGTGGCTTGTCCccaccccaggtgtgccctgatgtcgctattggacacgaaatgagtacacaCGAGCTTGGGAAgctcaaaagagaaaaagagcaagTTCTATTCAAACAtttggtatttatagaattccaaaagtaaccgtggattggaggatggaattgccacctctccaaccacaccGGTCCAAAAATCAATCAaacatttctctccacccacaga contains:
- the LOC137463779 gene encoding protein MRP-126-like yields the protein MSKAQQSQEPLSEMEKAMDIIIDVFHQYSRREGDKDTLTKKELKMLIDKQLANYLKHVKNKATIDQIMKDLDVNKDAQISFGEMMLLVTRVTCATHEHLHEVEDHQHHHQHQHHH